In the Malassezia vespertilionis chromosome 3, complete sequence genome, one interval contains:
- the cut9 gene encoding anaphase-promoting complex subunit Cut9 (EggNog:ENOG503NU9B; COG:D; COG:O; BUSCO:EOG09260S5R), with protein MDTSTSIARQDEDASNSGLLDLGPMLSPIKGASSTRRQGLYTPILGPQEEAPMLEPPPLLGKGKRIPRRSSEGAWAGPNSPPPAQRTASTDSNRSVIIHEENVTGEWGRPEVPSPSNSAQPATAASTHARLPARMRRWMHDAMKQHMYETAIFWGKLVVALEPTEIAYNDVYWLAQAYFLTHQYARAEQLLTTPLRRGAADHAALPTDALPNGLPDALYDAVESTRAHSILPQSIRVRSGRAGVYGGVESSDGHEARETSKEDDEVVEMLGVPGEAARRRKRPPSSSPERSQDPFCPKSRPSSTFAHVDEEIQRIVHAQERTEEFGPCMVNWSAPCRYLAAQSQVRLGKLYEALELTGEDHTRWTSGGKASVKTPALDGGLKLGSSVCHLRGQIYLRLDQVAKAKEAFMLALALDVKNYDSFTALIDGNLLGAEEQWDFVQALEFAAQAGTEKGAADDFEVVRLLYTTRLAKQSEEHIRRAAHARQLLCATPLRASPDVLLGLAEELYACLRYQDAYTVTSYTLQLDPAYALCLPIHIACAYYLPQLRPALFLLAHKLTDSNPESAEAWYAVGVWYASAARWQEARRYFSKSSLLDPRFAPSWIAFGHSFSLEGESDQAITAYSTAARKFQSSGLPRLFIGMEHLQQGNKNLALIFLNSSAAELGDDPLCANERGVAAFHNGQYTQAIALFQAALAVAADTQQPAAAWVSVHLNLGLALRRVRRDDEARARFLRVIECDTSCAPAYIALGMCAHRQGDLADAIGWYHEGLGIDPRDAIGTELLTIALEMRVAQGLPAGLLDHSHEETSEMWEAAVRQGEELYEHEADVHVDAMCETGSLCT; from the coding sequence ATGGATACCAGCACCAGTATAGCTCGCCAGGATGAAGATGCAAGCAATAGCGGACTACTCGACCTAGGCCCTATGCTCTCCCCAATCAAAGGTGCCAGCAGTACACGGCGCCAAGGACTGTATACACCCATTCTCGGCCCCCAGGAAGAGGCGCCGATGCTGGAGCCcccgccgctgcttgggAAAGGCAAACGAATTCCACGCCGTTCGTCCGAAGGCGCGTGGGCGGGACCCAACTCTCCCCCCcccgcgcagcgcaccgcgtCGACGGACTCGAACCGCAGCGTAATAATACACGAAGAAAACGTCACCGGCGAGTGGGGGCGCCCAGAGGTCCCCTCGCCCAGCAACAGTGCGCAGCCAGCAACAGCCGCGAgcacgcatgcacggctccctgcgcgcatgcgccgctggatgCACGATGCAATGAAGCAGCACATGTACGAGACGGCTATTTTCTGGGGAAAGCTCGTGGTGGCACTGGAGCCCACCGAGATTGCATACAACGACGTCTATTGGCTCGCACAGGCATACTTTCTCACGCACCAGTATGCGCGTGCCGAACAGCTACTTaccacgccgctgcggcgcggcgcggcggacCACGCTGCACTACCCACCGACGCGCTCCCCAATGGCTTGCCTGATGCGCTGTACGACGCCGTGGAATCCACACGCGCGCACAGTATCTTGCCTCAATCCATtcgtgtgcgcagcggccgcgCGGGTGTGTACGGCGGCGTGGAAAGTAGCGACGGGCATGAGGCGCGCGAGACTTCCAAGGAAGATGACGAGGTGGTCGAGATGCTTGGCGTGCCGGGCGAAgctgcgcgtcgtcgcAAGCGACCCCCATCCTCCTCTCCCGAACGCTCGCAGGACCCCTTTTGCCCCAAATCGCGCCCCTCTTCCACCTTTGCGCACGTTGACGAAGAGATCCAGCGTAttgtgcatgcacaggAGCGCACCGAGGAATTCGGCCCGTGCATGGTCAATTGGAGTGCGCCGTGTCGCTaccttgctgcgcagagCCAGGTCCGGCTTGGCAAACTGTACGAGGCACTTGAGCTCACGGGCGAAGATCACACGCGGTGGACCAGCGGGGGAAAAGCGTCGGTAAAGACGCCTGCGCTGGACGGTGGCCTCAAACTTGGCTCCTCCGTGTGCCATTTACGCGGGCAGATTTACCTGCGCCTCGACCAGGTGGCCAAGGCCAAAGAAGCATtcatgcttgcgctggccCTGGATGTGAAGAACTACGACAGCTTCACCGCGCTGATCGACGGCAACTTGCTAGGCGCCGAAGAACAGTGGGACTttgtgcaggcgctcgagtttgcagcgcaagcaggcaCAGAAAAAGGCGCCGCGGACGACTTTGAGGTTGTGCGCCTGCTGTACACGACGCGCCTTGCGAAACAAAGCGAGGAGCACAtcaggcgcgccgcacacgcgcgaCAGCTCCTGTGTGCCACGCCCCTGCGCGCGAGTCCCGACGTGCTGCTGGGCCTCGCCGAGGAGCTTTATGCGTGTTTGCGGTACCAAGATGCATACACCGTCACCAGCTATACCCTCCAGCTCGATCCCGCCTACGCACTGTGCTTACCGATCCACATAGCGTGCGCGTATTATCTTCCGCAGCTGCGCCCCGCGCTCTTCCTCcttgcgcacaagctcACTGATTCGAATCCCGAGAGTGCCGAGGCGTGGTATGCTGTGGGCGTATGGtatgcaagcgcggcgcggtggcaggaagcgcggcgctatTTCAGCAAATCTTCTCTTCTGGATCCGCGCTTTGCCCCTTCTTGGATCGCGTTTGGGCATAGCTTCTCGCTGGAAGGCGAATCGGACCAGGCCATCACCGCCTACTCGacggccgcgcgcaagtTCCAATCCTCTGGGCTGCCGCGCCTTTTTATCGGGATGGAGCACTTGCAGCAAGGCAACAAGAACCTCGCGCTGATTTTTCTcaacagcagcgccgccgagctcggcgacgATCCGCTGTGTGCcaacgagcgcggcgtagCTGCGTTTCACAACGGGCAGTATACCCAAGCCATCGCGCTTTTTCAGGCCGCGCTTGCTGTTGCCGCAGATACGCAGCAGCCAGCCGCGGCTTGGGTCAGCGTCCACTTGAACCTcgggcttgcgcttcgccgtgtgcggcgcgacgacgaggcgcgcgcgcgctttttgcgcgtgATTGAATGCGATACGAGCTGTGCGCCTGCGTACATTGCTCTTGGAATGTGTGCGCACCGACAGGGCGACTTGGCCGACGCGATCGGATGGTACCACGAAGGGCTCGGCATCGATCCGCGCGATGCCATCGGCACAGAGCTCTTGACCATCGCGCTTGAAATGCGTGTCGCGCAAGGCCTTCCTGCCGGGCTGCTCGACCACTCGCACGAAGAGACGAGCGAGATGTGGGAagcggccgtgcgccaagGCGAGGAGCTGTACGAGCACGAAGCCGATGTACATGTTGATGCGATGTGCGAGACAGGGTCGTTGTGTACGTAA